The window GATGGCCAAGGTGATTCCTCAATTCGAATGCCTGGTGCAGGAGCATCCCTTCCTGCTGTTGAGCCAGGCAGCCGATTGCCTGGACGCGATCAGGAACTTCAGGCTGCCAGGCACACCCAATGATGGCCTGACCGCTTGAGGGGCAGCGCCGCAGCGTGGGCAGGTCTTCTTTCCTGATTGCAAGGTGGGGCTCAGTGCGCGGCTCGATGCGCCGCTCAACCCGGAATGGATTCGCTCTTGATGAAATGAACTCTATGGAACTGGCCAGCAAATACGCCTTACAGATCCGCGATCTTGCCCTGCAAGCCGATGCCGGCGAGGACATGATCGAGGCGCTCAACTTCACCCTCTCTCACGCCAAGCGTGATCTTGGCAGCGTCGCTTCTGCGCCCGCGGTGGCGTGCCAGCAGCAATTGTTTTCCTTCATGCGCGACATCTCCGAGGGCGCGTCGGCGGTGATGTATAACGCCGTGCTGAACTGGGCCATCCGCGACCTGGAGCAGTCATAACAGAAACGCGCAGACGTGCGCGGCGGAAACAGTCTATCTGGACTCCAGGATGTGCAGCCGGAGGATATCCGAGGCCAGCATCGCCAGTTCTTCCAGCGCTTGCTGTTCATGGGAGCGCAGAATACGTGGTTCGGTATCGATGACGCACAGGGAGCCGAACGCCTTGCCCTCGTACATCAGGCGCACCCCCGCGTAGAAGCGGAAAAAGGGGGTGGACGTCACCAGCGGATTGTTCATGAAGCGCATGTCTGTCTGCGTGTCGCTGACGGCAAACACGCCTTCATGCGCGATCGTATAGTTGCAAAAGGCCCAGGCGCGCGGCGTCTCATTGAGGCTCAGGCCGTGCGCCGACTTGAAGATCTGGAGTTCCGATGTCAGGAAGGTGATCAGCGAAATGGGTGCATCGAGCAACTCGCTGGCCAGCCAGGTCAGGCGATCGAAGCGGGTATCCGGTGCCGAGCGCTCGATGATGC is drawn from Herbaspirillum seropedicae and contains these coding sequences:
- a CDS encoding GAF domain-containing protein, whose protein sequence is MSIVDPVMTSREAARMLGVSITTAQIWMESGMLASWKTPGGHRRTRRSSVMSLIGHQEVPAVGEEDGPEELEALAYPAGAEEGDRAAFVERIIERSAPDTRFDRLTWLASELLDAPISLITFLTSELQIFKSAHGLSLNETPRAWAFCNYTIAHEGVFAVSDTQTDMRFMNNPLVTSTPFFRFYAGVRLMYEGKAFGSLCVIDTEPRILRSHEQQALEELAMLASDILRLHILESR